A genomic segment from Actinoplanes sichuanensis encodes:
- a CDS encoding YciI family protein, with translation MTIGYGDQAGYDSTDTAVLDAAHAHDARLRESGAVMGIAGEPVQVRNHQAAETTTRTGAFLRSELPLAGFALIEAPTLADAVAMVSQSPCAVANGVVEVWPLQD, from the coding sequence GTGACGATCGGATACGGGGATCAGGCCGGTTACGACAGCACCGACACGGCCGTGCTCGACGCGGCGCACGCGCACGACGCACGGCTGCGCGAGAGCGGGGCGGTCATGGGGATCGCCGGTGAGCCCGTGCAGGTTCGTAACCACCAGGCCGCCGAGACGACCACCCGGACCGGGGCGTTCCTCAGGTCCGAGCTGCCCTTGGCCGGGTTCGCCCTGATCGAGGCCCCGACACTGGCCGACGCCGTCGCGATGGTGTCGCAGTCCCCGTGCGCGGTCGCGAACGGGGTCGTCGAGGTGTGGCCGCTACAGGACTGA
- a CDS encoding response regulator produces MTIRVLLADDQALLRATFRLLLDAEADIDVVGEAGTGAQALALARETRADIVLMDIRMPDMDGIEATRRITADDDLAGVRVLILTTFETDEFVVAAIRAGASGFLGKGVDPEDLLQAVRTVAAGESLLSPSATTALIGRFLAQPDPAQVTVAAALGELTVREREITAMVGAGLSNAEIADRLTISVATAKTHVNRAMMKTGARDRAQLVIFAYENGLVRAGTR; encoded by the coding sequence GTGACCATCCGAGTGCTTCTCGCCGACGACCAGGCCCTGCTGCGGGCGACGTTCCGCCTCCTGCTGGACGCCGAGGCCGACATCGACGTCGTCGGTGAGGCCGGCACCGGTGCGCAGGCCCTGGCCCTGGCCCGCGAGACCCGCGCCGACATCGTCCTGATGGACATCCGGATGCCGGACATGGACGGCATCGAGGCGACCCGGCGGATCACCGCCGACGACGACCTGGCCGGGGTCCGGGTGCTGATCCTGACCACCTTCGAGACCGACGAGTTCGTGGTGGCGGCGATCCGGGCGGGCGCGAGCGGTTTCCTCGGCAAGGGCGTCGACCCCGAAGATCTCCTGCAGGCGGTACGGACGGTGGCCGCCGGCGAGTCGTTGCTGTCACCGAGCGCCACCACGGCTCTGATCGGGCGCTTCCTGGCCCAGCCGGATCCGGCGCAGGTGACCGTCGCGGCGGCGCTCGGGGAGCTGACCGTCCGGGAGCGGGAGATCACCGCCATGGTCGGCGCCGGGCTGTCCAACGCCGAGATCGCCGACCGGCTGACGATCAGTGTCGCCACCGCGAAGACCCACGTGAACCGGGCGATGATGAAGACCGGCGCCCGCGACCGGGCCCAGCTGGTGATCTTCGCCTACGAGAACGGCCTGGTCCGGGCGGGCACCAGGTGA
- a CDS encoding response regulator translates to MVLVVEDDADMRELLTHLVTNAGYECVGAPDGRTAARMLVTAEPAAIILDVEMPDMDGLDLCRLVRQGPAGRDTTIVMFSANVHPDAIAAGLAAGADRYLLKPLSPRHVIAELRDAMSERVPSVL, encoded by the coding sequence ATGGTGCTCGTCGTGGAGGACGACGCGGACATGCGTGAGCTGCTGACGCATCTGGTGACCAACGCCGGGTACGAGTGCGTCGGTGCACCGGACGGCCGTACCGCAGCCCGGATGCTGGTCACCGCCGAACCGGCCGCCATCATCCTCGACGTGGAGATGCCGGACATGGACGGCCTGGACCTGTGCCGCCTGGTCCGGCAGGGCCCGGCGGGCCGCGACACCACGATCGTGATGTTCTCGGCCAACGTGCACCCGGACGCCATCGCGGCCGGTCTGGCCGCGGGCGCCGACCGTTACCTGCTCAAGCCGCTGTCGCCGCGGCACGTCATCGCCGAGCTGCGAGACGCGATGTCCGAACGGGTGCCGTCAGTCCTGTAG
- a CDS encoding prolyl oligopeptidase family serine peptidase, whose translation MFLGPLPERCDLDVECLERVDCGRYVREKVRYSVGPGERVSAYVCVPHDLQGPAPAVFCHHQHASRFDLGKSEVVGLAGDPDQAYAHELAERGFVTIAPDAVGFEERNWSPDGAGNVTWFELSTRLVRGRTLLASCLHDVSVALDHLISRPEVDARRIGFIGHSYGGRMAFWAPAHDPRIVASVSNCGCIPYRHSYTHDTGIQAEFVLPGFAEQHDLEDVVALFDRTALLISAGTTDKWSRGAEELFVGVQRLLGDRAELAMYDAGHVFTPVMRERAYRFLGERLSGRGPA comes from the coding sequence ATGTTTCTCGGACCTCTGCCGGAGCGGTGCGACCTCGACGTCGAGTGCCTCGAACGGGTCGACTGTGGTCGTTACGTGCGGGAGAAGGTCAGGTACTCGGTCGGGCCGGGGGAGCGCGTCTCGGCGTACGTCTGCGTTCCTCATGATCTTCAAGGGCCGGCCCCGGCCGTGTTCTGCCACCACCAGCACGCGTCCCGTTTCGACCTCGGCAAGAGTGAGGTCGTCGGGCTGGCCGGCGACCCGGACCAGGCGTATGCCCATGAGCTGGCCGAGCGAGGGTTCGTCACGATCGCGCCGGACGCGGTCGGGTTCGAGGAACGCAACTGGAGCCCGGACGGCGCCGGCAACGTCACCTGGTTCGAGCTGTCCACCCGGCTGGTCCGCGGACGGACCCTGCTCGCGTCCTGCCTGCACGACGTCTCGGTGGCGCTCGACCACCTGATCTCGCGGCCCGAAGTCGACGCTCGTCGGATCGGGTTCATCGGGCACTCCTACGGTGGGCGGATGGCCTTCTGGGCGCCCGCCCACGACCCGCGCATCGTCGCCTCGGTGTCGAACTGCGGCTGCATCCCGTACCGGCACTCGTACACCCACGACACCGGGATTCAGGCCGAGTTCGTGCTGCCCGGGTTCGCCGAGCAGCACGACCTCGAGGACGTCGTCGCCCTCTTCGACCGGACGGCACTGCTCATCTCGGCCGGCACCACCGACAAATGGAGCCGCGGCGCCGAGGAACTGTTCGTCGGCGTCCAGCGTCTCCTCGGCGACCGGGCCGAACTGGCGATGTACGACGCCGGGCACGTCTTCACCCCGGTGATGCGGGAACGCGCCTACCGGTTCCTCGGCGAACGCCTCAGCGGGCGCGGACCCGCATGA
- a CDS encoding MOSC domain-containing protein: MDDTIAVRHRSLAEIQDGLHLVRQSPRDTGTLKLAVRRPTTGAREVLDQAELDLVTGLVGDNWSSRPNSRTPDNSPHPDMQLNVINARFVELIAGPDRDAWALAGDQLYVDFDLSFEALPAGSRLAIGDEAVIEVTDQPHTGCAKFAARFGREAHKFVWTDEAKNLRLRGLNARVVVPGTIKPGDTVRLLQR; the protein is encoded by the coding sequence GTGGACGACACCATCGCAGTACGGCATCGATCGCTGGCGGAGATCCAGGACGGACTCCACCTCGTGCGGCAGTCCCCGCGGGACACCGGAACCCTGAAGCTCGCCGTTCGGCGGCCCACCACCGGAGCCCGGGAAGTGCTGGACCAGGCCGAACTCGACCTGGTCACCGGCCTGGTCGGGGACAACTGGAGCAGCCGGCCCAACTCCCGCACCCCGGACAACTCGCCGCATCCGGACATGCAGCTCAACGTGATCAACGCCCGGTTCGTCGAACTCATCGCCGGCCCCGACCGGGACGCCTGGGCGCTCGCCGGCGACCAGCTCTACGTCGACTTCGACCTGAGCTTCGAGGCGCTGCCGGCCGGCTCCCGCCTGGCGATCGGCGACGAGGCGGTCATCGAGGTGACCGACCAGCCGCACACCGGCTGCGCCAAGTTCGCCGCCCGGTTCGGCCGTGAGGCCCACAAGTTCGTCTGGACCGACGAGGCGAAGAACCTGCGCCTGCGAGGCCTCAACGCCCGGGTCGTCGTCCCCGGCACGATCAAACCCGGCGACACGGTACGGCTCCTTCAGCGGTGA
- a CDS encoding maleylpyruvate isomerase family mycothiol-dependent enzyme, which produces MNELTAELARRAIVEYTRRMADAATAAGPDTVVPTTPGWTVTEVVEHLGQTQHWVAEIIERRITDPTKLPTEMAVLPGDPAEWPAWLAGSAERVVNACSDDALDAEVFNAAGDERTGARFWMSSVLNETIVHGFDVSGDPEVDAGVAAALVGNHLAMLTSPTWTMLRSESANALRGTGQTLQWRATDIDGGWFVERRPDGAAWQPATRPADVTVAGPASALLLILTRRLPLTAADITGDTGLARHWLDNTAHVAG; this is translated from the coding sequence ATGAACGAGCTGACCGCCGAACTGGCCCGTCGTGCGATCGTCGAATACACCCGGCGGATGGCCGACGCCGCCACCGCGGCCGGGCCGGACACCGTCGTGCCGACCACCCCCGGGTGGACCGTCACCGAGGTCGTCGAACACCTCGGCCAGACCCAGCACTGGGTCGCCGAGATCATCGAGCGTCGCATCACCGACCCGACGAAACTGCCCACCGAAATGGCCGTGCTGCCCGGCGACCCCGCCGAGTGGCCGGCGTGGCTGGCCGGATCCGCCGAGCGGGTCGTGAACGCGTGTAGCGACGACGCACTCGACGCCGAGGTGTTCAACGCCGCCGGTGACGAGCGGACCGGGGCCCGATTCTGGATGTCCAGCGTCCTCAACGAGACGATCGTGCACGGGTTCGACGTGTCCGGGGACCCGGAGGTCGACGCCGGGGTCGCGGCCGCGCTGGTCGGCAACCACCTGGCGATGCTCACCTCGCCCACCTGGACCATGCTGCGGTCCGAGTCGGCGAACGCCCTCCGCGGCACCGGCCAGACCTTGCAGTGGCGGGCCACCGACATCGACGGTGGCTGGTTCGTAGAGCGGCGCCCGGACGGCGCTGCCTGGCAGCCGGCGACCCGGCCGGCCGACGTGACGGTGGCCGGCCCGGCGTCGGCACTGCTGCTGATCCTGACCCGGCGGCTCCCGCTGACCGCCGCCGACATCACCGGCGACACGGGCCTGGCCCGGCACTGGCTCGACAACACCGCGCACGTGGCCGGCTGA
- a CDS encoding sensor histidine kinase produces MTTPGPVDARRAAAARYRAAMAEVPQILELAAQACQASTALIVVTTGADRAVTYGIDDTAEFPALLWDHVQATGRAVVIDGGRFMAAAPLHHEGHLVGALGVFGDAPRPDGEQTGRLLSALARRVDEETRLRHRSANQPFPAAADHHDVVSAISHEIRTPLANIVGFAEMLVDTPPADLPGAERRVAAIRRNTDRLCRTVDNLLHAAGLQMGQLVGERRVVDLAAVVSRAVTAADDPDGRLDLRLPEDPVPVMADARLVHVAVGHLLSNALRFSGTNCPVAVSITAGPSPVVTVRDSGPGLGEAELGALAIPFVRGAQARDDQVPGLGLGLSICRGIVHAHGGTLSLTSPPGEGLTARITLPEFDMHDDVLEGVQ; encoded by the coding sequence ATGACGACGCCCGGGCCGGTGGACGCCCGACGAGCGGCCGCCGCCCGATATCGGGCCGCGATGGCGGAGGTTCCGCAGATCCTGGAGCTCGCAGCCCAGGCCTGTCAGGCGAGCACGGCCCTGATCGTGGTCACCACCGGCGCCGACCGGGCCGTCACCTACGGCATCGACGACACGGCGGAGTTCCCGGCGTTGTTGTGGGATCACGTGCAGGCCACCGGCCGGGCCGTCGTCATCGACGGCGGCCGGTTCATGGCGGCGGCCCCGCTGCACCACGAAGGGCACCTGGTGGGTGCCCTCGGGGTGTTCGGCGACGCACCTCGCCCGGACGGCGAACAGACCGGACGGCTGCTGTCCGCGCTAGCCCGCCGGGTCGACGAGGAGACCAGGCTGCGGCACCGGTCGGCGAACCAGCCGTTCCCGGCGGCGGCCGACCACCACGACGTCGTGTCGGCCATCTCCCACGAGATCCGTACGCCGCTGGCCAACATCGTCGGGTTCGCCGAGATGCTCGTCGACACGCCGCCCGCGGACCTGCCGGGCGCCGAGCGCCGGGTCGCCGCGATCCGGCGGAACACCGATCGGCTGTGCCGCACCGTCGACAACCTGCTGCACGCGGCCGGCCTGCAGATGGGGCAGCTCGTGGGGGAACGGCGGGTCGTCGATCTCGCCGCGGTGGTGTCGCGGGCGGTGACCGCGGCCGACGATCCCGACGGCCGACTCGACCTGCGCCTTCCCGAGGACCCGGTGCCGGTGATGGCCGACGCCCGGCTCGTCCATGTCGCGGTCGGGCATCTGCTGAGCAACGCGCTGCGGTTCAGCGGCACCAACTGCCCGGTGGCCGTCTCGATCACCGCCGGACCGTCGCCCGTCGTCACCGTCCGCGACAGCGGGCCAGGGCTCGGTGAGGCCGAACTCGGCGCGCTGGCCATCCCGTTCGTCCGGGGTGCCCAGGCCCGCGACGATCAGGTTCCCGGCCTGGGCCTGGGGTTGTCGATCTGCCGGGGCATCGTGCACGCCCACGGCGGGACCCTGTCCCTGACCAGCCCACCCGGTGAAGGGCTCACCGCCCGTATCACGCTGCCCGAATTCGACATGCACGACGACGTGCTGGAGGGGGTTCAGTGA
- a CDS encoding MMPL family transporter produces the protein MSTLAHWCSRRRFAVLGAWIVALVALAALAVGGGTAFTDAAELPDSESATAYALLGDSTGQTGQIVWHTEGAAVDSAQVKATAAEMLSKIEDLPGVRAITSPYDRAGSAQLDTTTNTAYARIVLADDADTTPVTDTAFAYDTAGFDVEAGGQAFTEQPGASHGTEAVGIIAALVILVLMFRSGWAAALPILTGVVGVAASLLLVMIASHVVDLAATSLTMGALIGLGVGIDYALFIVNRHRKGLLTGRSVRDSVADALDTSGRAVVFAGATVIVALLGMFVVDLGILTGMARAAAVTVLFTILAAVTLLPALLTMIGHRVLSKRQRAALTAGAYPIASHRPTLGYRWAALIDRAPWRAATAALLVIGVLAAPVTMMRVGDADASSDPAGTPARAYHDLMAPAFGDGFDATLLLVAETPDAAASTAFTALAGELRSVPGVAAVAAAGRNVLTVVPTTSSQQQETADLVHRLRDRVIPAAEAGTGLRVYVGGTTATSIDMSDALLGKLPLYLGLIAVLGFLLLAVAFRSVLVPLVGALSNLATILVGLGALTAIFQFGWGSQLLGVGSGAPIMYLIPVLIVGVVFGLSMDYQVFLVSRMHEEWTHTRDNRRAIRVGLTETGQVIAAAATIMLCVFASFGFSGERIVSGIGIGLGIAVLVDAFVVRLTLIPALMRLIGRANWSYPRWADRITPRVAIEGPMDVPAEPDMATAGR, from the coding sequence TTGTCGACCCTCGCACACTGGTGCTCCCGCCGCCGGTTCGCCGTGCTCGGAGCCTGGATCGTCGCCCTCGTGGCCCTCGCCGCCCTCGCGGTCGGCGGCGGAACCGCCTTCACCGACGCCGCCGAACTCCCCGACAGCGAATCCGCGACCGCCTACGCCCTGCTCGGCGACTCCACCGGACAGACCGGCCAGATCGTCTGGCACACCGAAGGCGCCGCCGTCGACTCGGCCCAGGTCAAGGCCACGGCCGCCGAGATGCTTTCCAAGATCGAAGACCTGCCGGGGGTACGGGCGATCACGAGCCCCTACGACCGGGCCGGATCGGCACAGCTCGACACGACGACGAACACCGCCTACGCCCGGATCGTCCTGGCCGACGACGCCGACACCACACCGGTCACCGACACCGCGTTCGCCTACGACACGGCCGGCTTCGACGTCGAGGCGGGCGGTCAGGCGTTCACCGAACAGCCCGGCGCCTCGCACGGCACCGAGGCGGTCGGCATCATCGCCGCGCTGGTCATCCTGGTGCTGATGTTCCGGTCCGGCTGGGCGGCCGCCCTGCCGATCCTCACCGGTGTCGTCGGTGTCGCCGCCTCCCTGCTGCTCGTCATGATCGCCTCGCACGTGGTCGACCTGGCCGCCACCAGCCTGACCATGGGCGCCCTGATCGGTCTGGGGGTGGGCATCGACTACGCGCTGTTCATCGTCAACCGGCACCGCAAGGGCCTGCTCACCGGCCGCTCGGTCCGCGACAGCGTCGCCGACGCCCTGGACACCTCGGGCCGGGCGGTGGTCTTCGCCGGCGCCACCGTGATCGTCGCCCTGCTCGGCATGTTCGTCGTCGACCTCGGCATCCTCACCGGCATGGCCCGGGCCGCCGCGGTGACCGTGCTGTTCACGATCCTGGCCGCGGTCACCCTGCTCCCGGCGCTGCTGACCATGATCGGCCACCGGGTGCTGTCGAAGCGGCAGCGCGCCGCCCTGACCGCGGGCGCCTACCCGATCGCGTCGCACCGGCCCACCCTCGGCTACCGCTGGGCCGCGCTGATCGACCGGGCACCGTGGCGGGCCGCGACGGCGGCGCTCCTGGTCATCGGGGTCCTGGCGGCCCCGGTCACGATGATGCGAGTGGGCGACGCCGACGCGAGCAGCGACCCGGCCGGTACCCCGGCCCGCGCCTACCACGATCTGATGGCACCCGCTTTCGGCGACGGCTTCGACGCCACGTTGCTGCTGGTGGCCGAGACGCCCGATGCGGCGGCGAGCACCGCGTTCACCGCGCTGGCCGGTGAACTCAGGTCGGTGCCGGGAGTCGCCGCCGTCGCCGCGGCGGGCCGGAACGTACTCACCGTCGTACCGACGACGAGCTCTCAGCAGCAGGAGACCGCCGACCTGGTCCACCGCCTGCGCGATCGGGTGATCCCGGCCGCCGAGGCCGGCACCGGCCTGCGGGTGTACGTCGGCGGCACCACCGCGACCAGCATCGACATGTCCGACGCGCTGCTCGGGAAACTGCCGCTCTACCTCGGTCTGATCGCCGTGCTCGGTTTCCTGCTGTTGGCCGTCGCGTTCCGCAGTGTCCTGGTCCCGCTGGTCGGCGCGCTCAGCAACCTGGCCACCATCCTGGTCGGTCTCGGCGCGCTCACCGCGATCTTCCAGTTCGGCTGGGGCTCGCAGCTGCTCGGCGTCGGCTCCGGCGCCCCGATCATGTACCTGATCCCGGTCCTGATCGTCGGCGTGGTCTTCGGCCTGTCGATGGACTACCAGGTGTTCCTGGTCAGCCGCATGCACGAGGAGTGGACGCACACCCGCGACAACCGCCGCGCGATCCGGGTCGGCCTGACCGAGACCGGCCAGGTGATCGCCGCCGCGGCCACCATCATGCTCTGCGTCTTCGCCTCCTTCGGCTTCAGCGGCGAACGCATCGTCTCCGGAATCGGCATCGGCCTCGGCATCGCCGTGCTGGTCGACGCGTTCGTGGTCCGGCTGACGCTGATCCCGGCGCTGATGCGCCTGATCGGGCGGGCCAACTGGTCCTACCCCCGGTGGGCGGACCGGATCACTCCGCGGGTGGCGATCGAGGGCCCGATGGACGTCCCGGCCGAACCCGACATGGCCACCGCCGGCCGATGA